GTGGGCATGAAAAACCAAAATCTACAACTGATGGTCTACGGCCCCCAAGCCGGGGCCATGACGTACACCATCAACTATCCGGGCGTCAAACTGATTAAAACGCACAAAGCCGAAAACCCCGATTTTGCCTTTCTGGACGTGGTAATCTCCCCGACTGCCAAGCCCGGCACGTTTCGGGTAACCGGAAAAAACGGCTCTCAAACCGTATCCCGCCCGTATGAACTGAAACCCCGGACTACCGGCCCCAAAGGTCAGGGCGTTTCGGCCGCGGATTTCATCTACCTGATCATGCCCGACCGCTTTGCCAACGGCGACCCCTCTAACGATGCCTTTCCCGACATGCTCGACCCGAAAGCCGACCGGTCGGTCCCCCACCTGCGGCACGGTGGCGACTTGCAGGGCATTGCCAACCACCTCGACTATTTGCAGGATCTGGGCGTCACGGCGGTCTGGATGACGCCAGTGCTGGTCAACGACGAATCGCTGAAGCAGGAAGCTCCCGACCGGATGCAGGCTGGCTACCACGGTTACCATTTTACGGATCATTACCAGATCGACAAGCGGTTTGGCGGCAGCGAGGGCTACCGGAAGTTCGCCCAGACGCTCCACCAGCGCGGCCTGAAACTCGTGCAGGATGCCGTCTACAACCACGTCAGCGACGACCACTGGCTCTATAAGCATCAACCGTTCAAAGACTGGTTCAATCAGTGGCCCGGCTACACCGGCAGCTCACACAAGGAACAGGCGCTGTATGACCCCTACGCATCAGCTGCGGACCGTAAACTGCTCCTTGATGGCTGGTTTACCCCGTTTCTGCCCGATTTGAACCTGCGCAATCCGTTTCTGGCCACGTACCTGATTCAGCACGCCATCTGGTGTACGGAGCTGTTTTCGCTGGATGCCTGGCGGGTTGACACCTACAAATACAACGATCTGAACTTCCTGAACCGCTGCAACCAGGCTTTAATGACGGAATTTCCCCGAATCCACATTTTTGGTGAATCCTGGGTGGGCAGCCCGGTTGCGCAGGCGTTTTTTGTCAAAAATAAAATTGACCAGCCGTTCAAATCCAATCAGCCGGGCGGCCTGGATTTTGTGCTGTACGACGCAACCCATGCCGCCCTGCGCGAAGAGTTTGGCTGGGATACGGGCGTCAACCGGTTTTATCAGGCCCTGACAACGGACGGTTTGTACGCCGATCCACAGAAACTGGTTACCTTCCTGGAAAATCACGATACCGACCGGTTTTTGTCGGTGATTGGGGAGGATCTGGAAAAATATAAAATGGGCGTGACCTGGCTGCTCACCACCCGCGGAATTCCGTCCTGGTATTACGGCACGGAGGTGCTGATGAAAAACACCAAGAATCCGTCGGATGCGGAGGTGCGCCGGGATTTTCCGGGCGGTTTCCCCGGCGACAAAGAGGATAAGTTTACCGTTGCCGGACGGAATAAAAGGGAAAACGAAGC
This Larkinella insperata DNA region includes the following protein-coding sequences:
- a CDS encoding glycoside hydrolase family 13 protein, with translation MNRFFIALFFLTLLAIAGSRAQTASIQRIDPTNWWVGMKNQNLQLMVYGPQAGAMTYTINYPGVKLIKTHKAENPDFAFLDVVISPTAKPGTFRVTGKNGSQTVSRPYELKPRTTGPKGQGVSAADFIYLIMPDRFANGDPSNDAFPDMLDPKADRSVPHLRHGGDLQGIANHLDYLQDLGVTAVWMTPVLVNDESLKQEAPDRMQAGYHGYHFTDHYQIDKRFGGSEGYRKFAQTLHQRGLKLVQDAVYNHVSDDHWLYKHQPFKDWFNQWPGYTGSSHKEQALYDPYASAADRKLLLDGWFTPFLPDLNLRNPFLATYLIQHAIWCTELFSLDAWRVDTYKYNDLNFLNRCNQALMTEFPRIHIFGESWVGSPVAQAFFVKNKIDQPFKSNQPGGLDFVLYDATHAALREEFGWDTGVNRFYQALTTDGLYADPQKLVTFLENHDTDRFLSVIGEDLEKYKMGVTWLLTTRGIPSWYYGTEVLMKNTKNPSDAEVRRDFPGGFPGDKEDKFTVAGRNKRENEAFDFVKKLANYRKTTPTLQTGKLMQYVPQLGTYVYFRYDNAKTVMVATNSTHQEIELDTKRFAERMTGFTKARNVLTDETIDNLSFVKLPARTAVVLELSK